In Silene latifolia isolate original U9 population chromosome X, ASM4854445v1, whole genome shotgun sequence, the following proteins share a genomic window:
- the LOC141618269 gene encoding xyloglucan galactosyltransferase XLT2-like, whose translation MPPESGNPLPEKSSKHTKSPRPDKYNRIISPNNYFHSNFNFHNFTKRYSYVSIHPRSCLIIFIIALQISLLTLSYYHPFFLSRRRLNHHPPTLPAAADPISAEPIFASNSRNINSVNSTSSLTHSRPHQSGCELGKFYVYDLPAEFNVDIHKNCNKLSPFGSRCSAFSNNGFGLPAVEINNAIPGSLANTWYWTDQFSSEILFHNRLLNHKCRTLTAESAAAYYIPFYAGLEVGKFLWGDTSVKERDAHCEMMLHYIERLFPYFNQSNGWDHFLVMGRITWDFRRTKDEDWGSKCIHMSSMRNVTRLLIERNPWDYLDVGVPYPTGFHPNTDSDVAMWQNFVLKRERNSLFCFVGGTRGLFRNDFRGLLLNQCKDSGGSCRIVDCSGTRCANDTAGTTEILETFLDSEFCLQPRGDSFTRRSIFECMIAGSIPVFFWRRSAYLQYEWFLPGEPESYSVFIHRDEVKNGTSIKNVLEKYSKDEVKKMREKVVEFIPKFIYAKPNNGLGTIKDAVDIAVDGVLRRIKEQKENGFYW comes from the exons ATGCCTCCAGAATCCGGCAATCCGTTACCGGAAAAATCATCTAAACACACGAAATCGCCACGACCTGATAAATACAACAGAATCATATCACCAAATAATTATTTTCATTCCAATTTTAATTTCCATAATTTTACAAAACGTTATTCATACGTATCAATCCACCCACGTTCATGTCTAATAATTTTCATCATCGCCCTTCAAATATCTCTTCTTACTTTGTCGTATTATCACCCATTCTTCCTCTCTCGCCGCCGTCTTAACCACCATCCTCCTACCCTCCCTGCCGCCGCAGACCCGATTTCAGCAGAACCGATTTTCGCATCAAATTCGCGAAACATTAACTCTGTTAACTCTACCAGTTCACTTACCCACTCGCGACCGCATCAAAGCGGTTGCGAGCTAGGAAAGTTTTACGTATACGACCTTCCGGCTGAGTTTAACGTTGATATTCATAAGAATTGTAATAAATTATCGCCGTTTGGGTCCCGCTGTTCCGCTTTCTCGAATAATGGGTTCGGCCTCCCTGCTGTCGAAATTAACAATGCTATTCCGGGTTCTCTCGCGAATACTTGGTATTGGACTGATCAGTTTTCCTCCGAGATCCTTTTCCATAACAG ATTGCTGAATCATAAATGTAGAACGTTGACGGCAGAATCCGCAGCCGCGTACTACATCCCATTCTACGCCGGCCTAGAAGTCGGCAAATTCTTATGGGGTGACACTAGCGTAAAAGAAAGAGACGCGCATTGCGAAATGATGTTACATTACATCGAGCGATTATTTCCGTATTTCAATCAATCCAACGGATGGGACCATTTCCTAGTCATGGGACGCATAACATGGGATTTTCGTCGCACCAAAGACGAAGATTGGGGTTCGAAATGCATACACATGTCGTCGATGCGTAACGTAACCCGCCTTCTTATTGAACGTAACCCGTGGGATTATCTCGACGTTGGTGTACCCTACCCGACCGGGTTCCACCCCAATACGGACTCCGATGTGGCAATGTGGCAGAATTTCGTTTTAAAAAGGGAACGAAACTCATTGTTCTGTTTCGTAGGCGGGACACGTGGGTTGTTTCGTAACGATTTCAGGGGATTGTTGTTGAATCAATGTAAGGACTCAGGCGGGTCGTGTCGAATTGTTGACTGTTCCGGGACTCGGTGTGCTAATGATACGGCGGGTACAACGGAGATTCTCGAAACGTTTCTTGATTCGGAGTTTTGTTTGCAGCCTAGAGGGGACAGTTTTACGCGTCGGTCTATTTTCGAGTGTATGATTGCCGGTTCAATTCCGGTTTTCTTTTGGAGAAGGTCCGCGTATTTGCAATACGAGTGGTTTTTACCGGGTGAACCGGAGAGTTACTCGGTTTTTATTCACCGCGACGAAGTGAAAAATGGGACGTCTATAAAAAATGTGCTTGAGAAGTATAGTAAAGATGAGGTGAAAAAAATGAGGGAAAAAGTTGTTGAATTTATTCCCAAGTTTATTTACGCAAAGCCTAACAACGGCTTAGGGACCATAAAAGATGCTGTTGATATTGCGGTTGATGGAGTTTTGAGAAGAATAAAGGAGCAAAAAGAGAATGGTTTCTATTGGTAA